The DNA window TCGCTCGCCCCCAGCTCTCCCACCCCGTCCACTCGAACCGCCCACACCTCCGGCTTGGTGTAACCCGTTCCGAAATAAAGCAGGCCCCCTCCATAAACCGGCCGCGGGACCACGGAAAACCCGGCTCCATGATCCATTCGCCAAAGTTCCCTTCCACTCAATGGGTCATAGGAAACCAGCCATTGGGCCGCGGGAATCACCAATTGCTCCCGCCCGGCGGAGTCAATTCGCAGCGGGGTGCTGAAGGCCTTTTTCCGCATGGGCGAGTCCGTGCGCAGCGGTGGTCGGGCAGTCTTCCACACCTCCTGGCCGGTGGCCAAGTCCAAGGCCACCACAAATTGTTCATCGGTCCCATCGCAGACCAGAATCAGCAAATCGTCGACCACCATTGGGGAACTACCCGGCCCCACTTCGTGATCAATGACGTAACGCGTTTGCCACAACAGCTCCCCCGATTCGGCCGCCAAGCAAAAGGTCCCAAAGGCCCCAAAATGACAGACCACATAGCCCTCGCGAATCGCCGGGGTGGGCGAGGCGTAGCTATTCGCCTTATGCATGCCGGGCGTCTGCGGGATCGTTCCCAAGCGGATTTTTCGCTCGAGCGCCCCGGTGGCCAAGTCCACCTGCAAGGCCAGTAGCTCCTTCTCCTCCCCGGACTCCACCGCACTCGTCAGCCACACTCGCCCCTCCGCCACCACGGGCGAAGACCAGCCCCGGCCCGGGAGCGCCGTTTTCCAGCGAACGTTTCCCTGCTCACTCCACCGCACCGGCACCTTGGTGGCCCGGGAAACCCCATCGCCAGAAGGGCCTCGGAACTCTGGCCAGGAAACCTCTGCCCAGGCAGAACTGAGGAAGCAGCCGAGAAAAAGAAGCGCGCGCATCGCCCACCCTACCGGCTCGCCGGCAAGCTGCCACTCCCAAACGCTCGCCTCTTTAGGAGAATTAGGAGAACGCACTCAGGGATCGCTTTGCGATCGAATTGCTATTGCAAAGCGATTGCGTTAGAAGCCGCTTGGTCGTAACAGTCTACCTTGCCAACCTCTCCCACACGCTCTCTTTCGCCGCTCTTCCGCGATCTCTCGGCTGGCTTCAACCAGCAGATGTTTTTCTGGGGAAAGGACGCCGTCCACCCGGAGGGCAACTTGCTGGAGCGGACCGGCTTCGCCAAGCGTCCCTCCCTTGGGCTCCAAGGCACCTCCTGCTATCGGCTGCCTTGGGAAAAGGGGGCCATCGAGCTCCACGGCTCCTTCGCGGGCTGGATCGGCCAAGAAGGGGGAGGATTCTTCATTCGCCCCCTGGGTCGCTGCGTTCGCTGGCTGGACTCGGCCCCGCCCATCCCGGGACAATGGCCGAGCGAGTCCTATGCCTCCCGCGCGGACGAAGCGCTCCAGTCCGCCGTCGGTCCTCTTCTGGATTGGTGGTTGGCGCATGA is part of the Verrucomicrobiota bacterium genome and encodes:
- a CDS encoding PQQ-binding-like beta-propeller repeat protein, encoding MRALLFLGCFLSSAWAEVSWPEFRGPSGDGVSRATKVPVRWSEQGNVRWKTALPGRGWSSPVVAEGRVWLTSAVESGEEKELLALQVDLATGALERKIRLGTIPQTPGMHKANSYASPTPAIREGYVVCHFGAFGTFCLAAESGELLWQTRYVIDHEVGPGSSPMVVDDLLILVCDGTDEQFVVALDLATGQEVWKTARPPLRTDSPMRKKAFSTPLRIDSAGREQLVIPAAQWLVSYDPLSGRELWRMDHGAGFSVVPRPVYGGGLLYFGTGYTKPEVWAVRVDGVGELGASEVVWREWRRMPTRPSPLLVNDLLFVITDGGVATCLDALTGESQWLERIPGNYSASPVFADGKIYFCSERGVTTVIEAGATFRELAKNELDGGMWASPAVFSGGLLLRTEEALYRIGE